In Sebastes fasciatus isolate fSebFas1 chromosome 15, fSebFas1.pri, whole genome shotgun sequence, a genomic segment contains:
- the vcpkmt gene encoding protein N-lysine methyltransferase METTL21D, which produces MAADTDEADYFVREIEKNDGCTLKVKQCYLGDVGCVVWDAAIVLAKYLETKQFNDPSSGVSVWTGRRVVELGAGTGVVGLMAATLGAAVTVTDLEDLQTLLRVNIQENQALISSGSVTAKVLQWGEDVSDFQPPPHYVLMADCIYYEQSIVPLVESLKLLSGPETCIICCYEQRTEGVNPKVERQFFELLQQNFNCEEIPSEKQDPEFSSPDIHILHIRRKV; this is translated from the exons ATGGCTGCTGATACAGATGAGGCTGATTATTTTGTGAGAGAAATTGAGAAAAACGACGGGTGCACCCTGAAGGTGAAGCAGTGCTACCTAGGAGACGTCGGCTGTGTTGTTTGGGATGCGGCTATCGTTCTGGCTAAATATTTAGAGACCAAACAGTTCAATGATCCGTCCTCAGGAGTGAGCGTGTGGACCGGCAGGAGAGTTGTGGAGTTAGGAGCTGGGACAGGAGTCGTTGGTCTGATGGCTGCAACACTGGG AGCTGCAGTTACTGTGACAGACCTGGAGGATTTGCAGACCTTGCTCAGGGTGAACATCCAGGAAAACCAGGCACTCATCAGTAGTGGATCAGTTACTGCAAAGGTACTGCAATG GGGTGAAGATGTGTCTGACTTCCAGCCTCCCCCACATTATGTTCTTATGGCAGATTGCATCTATTATGAGCAG TCTATAGTTCCACTGGTGGAGAGCTTGAAGCTGCTCTCTGGACCAGAAACCTGCATTATTTGTTGCTATGAGCAGCGCACGGAGGGCGTCAACCCAAAAGTGGAAAGGCAGTTTTTTGAG TTGCTACAACAAAACTTCAACTGTGAGGAGATCCCTTCAGAAAAGCAAGACCCAGAGTTTAGTAGTCCAGACATCCACATCCTGCACATCCGGAGAAAAGTCTGA